A single Equus quagga isolate Etosha38 chromosome 8, UCLA_HA_Equagga_1.0, whole genome shotgun sequence DNA region contains:
- the LOC124243464 gene encoding UL16-binding protein 6-like isoform X2 has protein sequence MHPEATRGYPGCLTAYRALRAAGSPSPLQVAMGWTAGIKFTPGLLLLLLLLLLLPQGDCPRAAHARSLCYDFTILPKASPGQSWCEAQGQVHEKTFLSYDCGSQEVKSLSLLGEEVNGTRAWQEQMETLRDMGNLLRQQLLDVKREKYTDRASPTMAPAIAQSRATAVMPITWVLAVTMLTCSLLLGL, from the exons atgcacccagaggcTACCAG GGGGTACCCAGGTTGCCTGACAGCCTACCGGGCTCTGCGCGCAGCTGGGTCCCCGTCCCCGCTGCAGGTAGCAATGGGGTGGACGGCGGGCATCAAGTTCACTCCgggcctcctgctcctgctcctgctcctgctcctgcttccGCAGGGGGACTGTCCCCGGGCGGCAC ATGCTCGCTCTCTTTGCTATGACTTCACTATCCTCCCTAAGGCCAGCCCTGGACAATCCTGGTGTGAGGCTCAAGGCCAGGTCcatgaaaagacttttctttcctatGACTGTGGCAGCCAGGAGGTCAAATCCTTGagtctcctgggagaggaggtgAATGGCACGAGGGCCTGGCAAGAACAGATGGAAACGCTGAGAGACATGGGGAACTTGCTCAGACAGCAACTGCTGGACGTTAAACGAGAGAAATACACGGACAGGG cATCACCAACCATGGCCCCAGCTATAGCCCAATCTAGGGCCACAGCCGTCATGCCCATCACCTGGGTCCTCGCGGTGACCATGCTCACCTGCTCTCTTCTCCTTGGCCTCTGA
- the LOC124243464 gene encoding UL16-binding protein 1-like isoform X1 has protein sequence MHPEATRGYPGCLTAYRALRAAGSPSPLQVAMGWTAGIKFTPGLLLLLLLLLLLPQGDCPRAAHARSLCYDFTILPKASPGQSWCEAQGQVHEKTFLSYDCGSQEVKSLSLLGEEVNGTRAWQEQMETLRDMGNLLRQQLLDVKREKYTDRDPLPLQGRMLCQCEANGRTRASWQFGSQGQTFLLFDSENRNWKVLHPRGRQMKEKWESDRDVTEFLRKISMGDCRSWLESFMVHWEKMLETTASPTMAPAIAQSRATAVMPITWVLAVTMLTCSLLLGL, from the exons atgcacccagaggcTACCAG GGGGTACCCAGGTTGCCTGACAGCCTACCGGGCTCTGCGCGCAGCTGGGTCCCCGTCCCCGCTGCAGGTAGCAATGGGGTGGACGGCGGGCATCAAGTTCACTCCgggcctcctgctcctgctcctgctcctgctcctgcttccGCAGGGGGACTGTCCCCGGGCGGCAC ATGCTCGCTCTCTTTGCTATGACTTCACTATCCTCCCTAAGGCCAGCCCTGGACAATCCTGGTGTGAGGCTCAAGGCCAGGTCcatgaaaagacttttctttcctatGACTGTGGCAGCCAGGAGGTCAAATCCTTGagtctcctgggagaggaggtgAATGGCACGAGGGCCTGGCAAGAACAGATGGAAACGCTGAGAGACATGGGGAACTTGCTCAGACAGCAACTGCTGGACGTTAAACGAGAGAAATACACGGACAGGG ACCCTCTCCCGCTGCAGGGCAGGATGCTGTGTCAGTGTGAAGCCAATGGACGCACGCGTGCATCCTGGCAGTTCGGCTCCCAAGGACAGACTTTCCTCCTCTTTGACTCGGAGAACAGAAACTGGAAGGTGCTTCACCCTAGAGGCAGACAGATGAAAGAGAAGTGGGAGAGTGACAGGGATGTGACAGAGTTCCTCAGGAAGATCTCCATGGGAGACTGCAGGAGCTGGCTTGAAAGTTTCATGGTGCACTGGGAGAAAATGCTGGAGACAACAG cATCACCAACCATGGCCCCAGCTATAGCCCAATCTAGGGCCACAGCCGTCATGCCCATCACCTGGGTCCTCGCGGTGACCATGCTCACCTGCTCTCTTCTCCTTGGCCTCTGA